TATTAGTGTGTTGTTGTAGATCCACTTGTCATTCATTATGCTCTCTGATTGGGACAGACATGTAAAACCGGTGTGAGATTATATCCTGAGTCACCTGTggttatttaaaatgattaaacagGTTCAGAGGAAGCACCCAAGTTTATTAACCCTTACTGTCCCATTAAATGTGTTGAGCGAGAGAGGCTTTCATACCTCTTAACGTCATATAGTGCACTACAAACATGTAATGACTCACTGTATAATTACTGTCTCTGCTAATTGTGGcttcaatattttattgatgCTGTGATAGTGTTTTCACAACTTggctcctgttttgtttgtgtcatgcacaaaaaaaaaaaaaaaaaatctccatgtGCTTTTACGCACATTGTTCAGTCTGAGCTGTCTAGATTTAAATTGTTTTGGGCGATACCGATGCTACCAAGCATTGTGATTAGTTGAAACCAAAAATTAATCTTAGTTGATCAAGCACCAAATTTAAATTGTGGTTTGTCAAGATAACTGCTGAGAAAAGATAATACCTGACCCAGACCCTGTAGAAAAATAAGCTGATTTATATGTTTTGGAAACAACATGAAGCCAAATAAAGTTAAGCTCCTGTAGACAACAGATTGTGTCTGAATACAGAGGACACATCTTTCCAAATGTCACCTGTCTTCTCTTAAGCCAGTCCAGTGACAAACCAAGACAGTGATCAGGTGACGTTTCACAggatttaaattaaattaattaaattgtcATATTTTTAGGTACcctaaaaacaaccaaaacaaaatgtaaatggaGAACATAGAGCATTTAGCAGGTAAGAGTCCAACAACAGAGctaaaaaaacagtgaaaattcACAAATATGACCCAGACACATTACAAAAATAAGCTGATTTGCATGTTTTggaaacaacataaaaatgaattcagGTTTACTCCTGTATACAACAGCTTGTAGTGAAAACAGAGGACGCATCTTTCCAAATGTCACCTGTCTTATCTTGAATGACTTACAGTACGTCGGCCAGCTCAGTCTAGTGTAAACTGTGCAAATAACCGCAGGTTTATGAACAGTTAAGTGatgaactgaaataaaagctggAACGACTGATTCATGCCAAGTTAAACGACCACAGTCATGTTTTGACTCATTAGATTCCACATTGATGTCAGCTGCTCAAAGCATTTAAAGTACAAACACTTACTGATTACTGCTAATGCTGTGCATTAATTATCAAACCCAGGCCAGAACCATATATGGTCATTTCATTCATATAGTTCCTGGCATGGTAAAGCGGAGTGCTGTGGTCAATGACCATGAAAATGGGAAACAGTCAGCCTGTTATTTGTGGGCgtgaaacaaaataataatatgttaATAGTGAACTTTGGATGTTATTTAGACATATACTTTTACACCACACTTTAATTTATTCTCTCTTCAACCTCAGCTTCACCTGGACTTCGTCTCGGATGGACAGAAACACAATCACAGTGATGTCGGGACAGATAGTGGACTTCTTCGACAGCGACTTCAGGGAGCTGTATGCCGTGTCTGAACAGGTGGACCTCTACAGGGAGTTCAACATCACCAAGCCGCCTATTGTTACACCCATCAGGAAGCCCAAAGTGGAGCAAATCCGGCCTCTGCCTGTCTCCACATCTCGCTTTCAGGTATCGGTTGGGGACTCCAGACAGATTGACCTCAAGGTGCCTGCACATAAATACCACAATCCCAAGTACTCTCTGGTTTTTGGGAACAGCATGGGCCTTACAGGTTCCCTACAAGACCTTTCCACTCCAAGTGACTCGCTGGTCGGTGGACTGAACCGGAGGAACGGCCTGCAGAGCGATTTCCTTCATGCgagcaggagcagcagggaAAAGGTGGAGCCACTCTCCCCACAGAGTTCTGGTTCaactgcagaggaggaggatgaggatggaaaGGGATTCTCTAAGAAGAACCAGTCTTCAGTTGTAAAGAAACAACGCAGCTCATTCAGGCACTTCTTAAAAGGTAGAGGAGCCAACCAGAGCACAGACATTATAGAGGAAACCGTGGTCAGTCCTCAGAGCTTCTCCCCCACCTGTAAAGTGTCAGAGACCAACGGTGTGGCAGGAACTGAGCTGGAGGACTCGTTTGAGATAATTGAGAGACCAAGGACACTGAAATCTAAGCCCAAGAAGCCCTCAAAGCATGTTCAGAGAAGTATGTCTCTGCAGACCATCAACATAGAAGACGAAGATGGTAGGACATCAAATTACACTATTTTTCattgtctgtttgtttcatcATGATTCAAATCTGTAGAAAATAATTTTTGCTGTCAAATAACATATTGAGTATTCTCTGGATAAATCAGTGAATTATTCGGTCTGGAGTTTAACGTATGTAGAGCTGACATCTTCACTTATTAGAGGTCATTTCAAAGCCAGTCACTTATTTTAAGTgcaaacaacagacagacacagttgaAGACTAGATGGTTCATAGTGGAGAATTTAGCAGCTACACAGTCAGACATTTCCGTAAGGAGACGTTAGAGACTAAAAACAGTGCTAAAATAGAATGAATATTGGACTTAGATTGATCAGGTGACCACAAACACGCCTCCATATGAATGATAATTGGTAAAGGGTTAGGGTTACCTATTAAGActgttttttctaaaattaatCTGCctgtttacttttttgtttgtttgtttgtttgtttgtttgtttgtttcaacaGGATTCAAAAGCAGGCGGCGGCATCAGAAGAAAAACTGCATCCAGTCATGAGATGAAAACCAAGAGGGTTATAATGAGTCTACTCATTAAACATTATGCACCAGATGAGTCACAGTATCACCTTAGCTTTAACAGGTGATGCTGTTTTACAAGAGATGAGTGCAGGCGCTGTCTTTGGCCTACTACACTGCTTGTATCTGGGGTGAAAGTCCTTTGCTGTGCCTTATCGGAGTCACCACTGAAGAGTTGCAGTTTAACTAGTCATCAGAAAATCTAAAGTTGTAACCAAAGTGCTCATGGactttcattgtcattttattgttttttttttttttttttttgtattaaattattctgtattcaagtgttgtttttatattttccaatTTTTACAACACTGTGACAGGACCCGTGTAGCGTGGGTGGATTATGTCACGCCTGTGATTGCTATGGAGACAGGAAAAGTGATCAGTTGTGCTGTTGTCCTTGAGAGTCGCCTTACAGGGGACCCTTGGTAACACGATAAATGTTCATCAGTGTGTTGTACAGGCTGTGAATAATGTACGCTGTGCTGAGAGGCTGAGTGTCGATTGGTGTCTGCTATATTGATGTACATTCTTTCGAAGCCTTTTATGTTTGTGCATTGgggctttgttgtttttgagatGAAATTAGATTAAATGTGAATCCTTACAAACCCCTTGAGATGCAGAAATGGAATAATcgacatacaaaaaaaaaaaatcttgtttgagtgagtaataataaataaatatgtgaaaaaacaaacaaatgtgtggCAGTGTGCACTAACATCATTCTCAGGAAGACAAATGTCTTATCAAAAGTTTCAGTGAGCtctgtagtttgtcatgctcAACACAAATTTTTTCAGATGTACAAGGACAGATCGTCTTAACACAACAACCAGCTTTCTCACTGAAGATTATTCACTGGTCTGGTGCTTTTGGACAAATAATTTGGGTCTACTGAATCTTAGGTTTGTGTTTTCACCATTAACATCTTTTTTTAGCATGGctggttttaaaaatgtcaatgtaCTTTTTCAATCTGAGCTCCAACATTTTGGCAACAAGCTTGTTAAATTCAGTTGCTAAAGCAGCTAAAAGCTAAAAGATGACAATGTGTCATTCGCGGTTGCTGTAAAATTTTGTTAGTAAGTATGTGAGGTGTAGAGTCCTGTGAAGCAGAATTGGcctaaaaaaatctgtgtttgcaCTGTTCGCATGGATCAGGTACATTATCAGTAGACAGAGAAACGGACAGGTTTACTGGTCTCACTGAAGAGAAACTATTTTGTGATTTAGCTGAGACTAAGGATGAAGTTCATCCTctggtgatggtgatgaatgTCCTTAATTTCAGAtgatattaaaaatgcagtttaagCATTTGTAGATCAAAGTGAAGCTTTCCACTCTGTCCTTACATGAACCCTTTTTCCCTTTTACAGAGCTTTAAGGTTGAAAAACCGACTCTGAGACTGTCTGACAGTGTTTGATATATACTTGACATATATATGTGCATTCTTGTTCCGACGTGTTATAATGATTTTACAGTGAGTGAAATATTCTCCTCATGACATTTCTTATGGCTGCAGTAGGAAACATATGGAAGTAAATGTGTTCCCCTAAAAGTCACGTATTTGGGGTTTCTGGATGCTGTTTTGGATGATCTTTGGTTGCACACAAAGAGGTTTATTTAAGATTTGAATAACCCTAATCTTTGATTTGGGGAGTACCTGGCttatatgaaatgttttacaaGCTTAGCTCTGTCATTTTATTCCTAATTTTATTATACTTGATTATAAACATGAATCCAAAGTGACGACATGCTTCTGATGTACAGGTTATCTGCAACAGCAGTTTTCTGCATATTGGGTTTTCATAAGATCAGGAGGAAAGAGAAGTTCATTATGCCGCTAACAATTTTACACAGTGTGGTCTCCAGCACATTAGACAAGGAAATAAAGCCAGTGCCAGCACAACACAGTAGCGCTGACATGCTCACAGTCTCCCAGGCaaagttgtttgttttgctttgcttgCTCTTTTTGGTATGTACCTGCTCCCACAAAAccacagctgtgtgtcacatAATCACAAACGCTTATAACACAGGAACTGCACAGGAAAAGCGTTTCTACATCAGATACCATCTTTATCTGGTTACAGAAATACTCAAAATAACAAGATTGCACAAGATTTCTCATTGCTTCACAAAATTATTATGGTAATAATGTGATACAGCCATTCAGTGCATTTTAAGTTCGTGCATGATCAAGATCTCCCTGGTGAAAGAGGAAATAACATTGAGTGATAATTTAGCACCATCTGCTGGAGAAAtagacaacaaacacacagattctCAATAAACCAGTTTATTGTACAATAGTTTGAGTTTTCCATTAATATAAAGTCATTAAGttatatgtacaatatttacaaAGCACTGAAACgtcaaacaaatataaaaaatatactgtacagtctCTGTTAATTCATAATTTAAGGACTTGACAAGATTTTGTTGtagattttctgtgtgttttcattctatTTACACCAATTTCACAGTATGTTAACTGTTAACTGATGTTTACTAGGGATAAAAATTATTATTGGCTTAATAAGAAAAAAGTATAAAACCGGACAGCTCTTGGCCTGGAAAGTTTACCACGTCACATCAAATCCCTTTTTCtctaaaacacaaagcagagcAGATCATGTTTACGTGTGCTACATACTGTTACTGATCCTATCCATGATTTTGAACTTAATATGAaatagtttgtgtttgtgcatcaaAATTACATGAAGCCATTGAAATACttgagcacacagacacatgtagaAAGTAGATTTTGTGTCTCCCTCTGATCATGGCCATGCTGCGGACGTGTTGTGGTCATTTTTTGTAGTTATTTTGCATCTTTTGTTCACTGAAGTCTAAGCAGTAGTGCAGATCTGCAGTTTGCAGAAGTAATGCCAAGACTACATTGTAGGCCACTTTGTCATTCTAGCTTTAACAAGCATCACTTTCtaatttttacattattgtgatttattttaggttttatttttcttgaacAGTCTCTGTCATAAACTCAGAAACTCAGCCCAAACTCAGATTGTGTTTCCATTGACGTCTGGTGTTTCAGTCCTATCAGGAACTGTTCTTGATGAGCATCCTTTTGCGCAGGCAGACCAAGTCATAAAATGGGTCCTTGGTGACACTTGCCCTGTAAAAAGACAATTAAGTTTCAAACTGAGAATATTAGTAGTAAggtttctttttaatttttgccaTTTGTGACCATTTCCCAAAGAGCTATTGCCACTTCTGCAACTAATCAGTATTTGGCTATTGATACATTTGTTGGTTAATACTATTCAGTGAACTGTTGAGTTGCTGGTGatcaactaatcaattaattgttttaaCATTAGAGGCACATCCACTGGCTGTTAAGGCTCATACAGTCTCTACTAATTCAGCTCTTCACTCATTAGTTCAGTGATAAGCACATGAGCCCTCAGCAGAGTCATATTTGTGCAACCAAACCAAAGATACATTTCAGAAACTGACTTATGACGATGCACTATGCTAacaatacatacagtaataatatacagtaa
This genomic window from Mastacembelus armatus chromosome 8, fMasArm1.2, whole genome shotgun sequence contains:
- the fam83fa gene encoding protein FAM83F, translating into MAESQLLCMDDEHVNEKIPESSPEFYYSEEQRAALEQLLKNGDGAFKMRLKEDNTKDFLSAREVKFIRKTFHEYDTDSDSESKEQEKSKESSSADSGVHSTYWPQMSDTEVPSLDIGWPGTSGFYKGVTRVSVYIHPPKEHGPHIKEVVRKLIQDSHKVVAIVMDLLTDLQILQDLLDAGSRRGVAVYAVLEARGVPHFLDMCARQQISAVHLRNLRVRMLRGAGLALSFGKLPGTLCSKYMLVDGEKVMFGSYSFTWTSSRMDRNTITVMSGQIVDFFDSDFRELYAVSEQVDLYREFNITKPPIVTPIRKPKVEQIRPLPVSTSRFQVSVGDSRQIDLKVPAHKYHNPKYSLVFGNSMGLTGSLQDLSTPSDSLVGGLNRRNGLQSDFLHASRSSREKVEPLSPQSSGSTAEEEDEDGKGFSKKNQSSVVKKQRSSFRHFLKGRGANQSTDIIEETVVSPQSFSPTCKVSETNGVAGTELEDSFEIIERPRTLKSKPKKPSKHVQRSMSLQTINIEDEDGFKSRRRHQKKNCIQS